A genomic region of Caenorhabditis elegans chromosome V contains the following coding sequences:
- the F36D3.14 gene encoding uncharacterized protein (Partially confirmed by transcript evidence), whose amino-acid sequence MNYIIFLLVLIGWAPNFGLSQAQENGPPIDILKLTDKSSNIAAIVGVPRIIDLAVGFPSVLFGEISGFPVIGAIPGQLPIPKLPSV is encoded by the exons ATGAATTACATCATATTCCTCCTCGTCCTCATCGGCTGGGCTCCAAATTTTGGACTTTCACAGGCACAG GAAAACGGACCGCCCATTGATATTCTTAAATTAACAGATAAAAGTTCCAACATTGCAGCTATCGTGGGAGTACCCAGAATTATTGATCTTGCTGTAGGATTCCCATCGGTGCTCTTTGgagaaatttcaggttttccaGTAATAGGAGCAATTCCAGGGCAACTGCCAATTCCGAAACTTCCATCAGTATGA
- the nhr-54 gene encoding Nuclear hormone receptor family member nhr-54 (Confirmed by transcript evidence) translates to MEIPSTSSEMTYFSVKCAICYKAGHGQHFGVETCRACAAFFRRTVVLNRKYKCTRKSGKCKIGSDETKDVMCKFCRFKKCIDLGMTTENVRTDQVINLNVEPSTSQSLVRLEMTSLQPETDDSNRVQYQIIHPRTRGPAILIDVNAIIKRSKTILETHFFPDDDVIVELNPLEKMTFCLRKLRSKQSWNPNFFTKINFLDLFEFWESQMEDTATWLMYSGEFRKLPNHEKIAIFKIVWAVWRRLERYTMTAQVFGQKCYDEQILLHSHQDAARFTDYDVDYSYITDQGFEKINGLFGGKMIQYFDIIVKPYLELELSDTEIAYILCQIVWNYAGRRLQGQTQAAGERFLEVISNNLHKYYEDKSGNRKRAEDKQNYVARLAKMMQIVNQMLNAQLKMENTMDVAMLFNTFNIVFTEPEFFRV, encoded by the exons ATGGAAATCCCCAGTACTTCCTCAGAAATGACATATTTCTCAGTCAAATGCGCGATTTGCTATAAAGCCGGTCACGGGCAACATTTTGGGGTCGAAACCTGTCGAGCGTGTGCCGCATTCTTTCG GCGTACAGTAGTCTTAAACCGAAAATACAAATGTACCAGAAAAAGCGGGAAATGTAAAATTGGAAGTGACGAGACGAAGGATGTGATGTGCAAATTTTGCCGGTTCAAAAAGTGCATCGATTTGGGAATGACCACGGAAA ATGTACGAACAGATCAAGTGATTAACTTGAATGTAGAACCTTCAACATCCCAATCGCTGGTCCGTTTGGAGATGACGTCATTACAGCCGGAAACTGATGACAGTAACCGTGTACAGTACCAAATTATCCACCCAAGAACTCGAGGACCCGCCATACTGATTGACGTTAATGCGATCATAAAGAGGAGCAAGACTATTTTGGAAACT CATTTCTTCCCcgatgatgacgtcattgtTGAGCTGAATCCATTGGAGAAAATGACGTTTTGTTTACGGAAGCTTCGATCCAAACAATCTTGGAATCCAAAtttctttacaaaaatcaactttctggatttattcgaattttgggAGAGTCAAATGGAAGACACTGCTACGTGGCTGATGTATTCTGGCGAATTTCGGAAATTACCGAATCATGAAAAG atagcaattttcaaaatagtatGGGCGGTTTGGAGAAGGTTGGAGAGGTATACAATGACAGCACAAGTGTTTGGGCAAAAATGTTATGACGAGCAG ATTCTTCTACATTCCCATCAGGATGCTGCTCGATTTACCGATTACGACGTTGATTACTCGTACATAACTGATCAAggatttgagaaaataaatgg acttttcggCGGTAAAATGATTCAATACTTTGATATCATCGTGAAACCATACCTGGAACTCGAGCTCTCTGACACAGAAATAGCATATATTCTTTGCCAAATTGTTTGGAATTATGCTGGACGACGCCTTCAGGGACAGACCCAGGCGGCCGGAGAACGATTTTTAGAAgtaatttccaataatttgCACAAATATTATGAAGACAAGTCTGGAAATCGGAAAAGAGCTGAAGACAAGCAAAATTATGTGGCGAGGTTGGCGAAAATGATGCAAATTGTGAATCAGATGTTG aatgcccaactaaaaatggaaaacacaATGGATGTGGCAATGCTTTTCAACACGTTCAACATTGTGTTCACCGAACCCGAGTTCTTCAGAGTTTAA
- the srh-136 gene encoding Serpentine Receptor, class H (Partially confirmed by transcript evidence), with product MCTWHDSYLASEEFYLLCSHVITVIQFPLNLLGLYIVVFKTPSNMSKVKFSMLVMHFTIFWIDFYWNILCIPFVIYAAVAGYPLGVIVYLGVPTIVVAYIGMTSLLLLIPAVVLFFEERYNRLIRRDADSQSRFIKRVIYFIIIYVLVLTGLIPAYSDSFNYEEQRLYILKEYPCIPPSFFEKPGFLILSDNPRKLAYTLLLFIIIFMLQTLYFLIRVLFHLQKSKAHSEKTARMQKQLFKALCIQVSVPLVFAAVPCIYMNISAAFYYLNMMLSNFSLLWIQTHGICSTVTMLCVHKAYRGATVKLFCRRELANKVFERKSVNNSGIKL from the exons ATGTGCACATGGCATGACAGCTATCTCGCATCAGAAGAATTCTACCTGCTCTGTTCCCATGTGATAACGGTTATTCAATTTCCTTTAAATCTTCTTGGGTTATACATTGTAGTATTCAAAACTCCGAGTAACATGTCAAAAGTGAAGTTCTCAATGCTAGTGATGCATTTCAC AATCTTTTGGATAGACTTTTACTGGAATATCCTTTGTATTCCATTTGTTATATATGCGGCGGTGGCTGGGTACCCGCTGGGTGTCATAGTTTATTTGGGAGTCCCTACAATTGTTGTGGCCTATATTGGAATGACGTCTCTTTTGC ttttaattcCCGCCGTGGTTCTATTCTTCGAAGAACGTTACAATCGTCTCATACGTCGAGATGCCGACTCTCAAAGTCGATTTATAAAACGCGTAATctattttataataatttacGTTCTAGTATTAACCGGACTAATACCCGCGTACTCAGATTCTTTTAACTATGAAGAACAAAGACTGTATATTCTGAAGGAGTACCCTTGTATTCCGCCAAGCTTCTTCGAGAAACCTGGGTTTTTGATACTATCTGATAATCCCAGAAAGTTGGCGTACACTCTTCTTCTATTCATAATTATATTTATGTTACAAACACTCTATTTCCTAATTCGAGTATTATTTCATCTGCAAAAAAGTAAAGCTCACTCTGAAAAGACGGCTCGAATGCAGAAACAATTATTCAAAGCCCTATGCATTCAAGTTTCGGTCCCACTGGTGTTTGCAGCAGTACCATGCATTTATATGAATATTTCTGCagcattttattatttaaacatgatgctttcaaatttttcattgctATGGATTCAAACTCATGGGATATGCTCAACGGTGACAATGCTTTGTGTTCATAAGGCTTATAGAGGAGCAACTGTGAAGCTTTTCTGTCGAAGAGAATTGGCAAACAAAGTTTTCGAAAGGAAATCCGTTAATAATTCTGGgataaaattgtaa
- the T08G3.11 gene encoding uncharacterized protein (Predicted) → MRCLLFLMICNTLTIGIVSRPRLQIFARNLILFANISSQYSIIENLEKYNWTLPAIATFDKWLNKNWIEPEFWERNYGSPTNKKEVRDEMKKYLYSFKAKKNQIDYLCKTAISEGIFNKEDSENIRKVYWDLHAWYDIERAQSKFFDPMYSGYLDENLDPASLLKLKVISDKYLNENKKQKLLLTYHNPDGLRNHWK, encoded by the exons ATGCGATGTCTATTGTTTCTAATGATTTGTAATACTTTAACTATCGGAATTGTTTCAAGACCACggcttcaaatttttgctcgCAATTTAATCTTGTTTGCGAACATTTCTTCGCAATACAGTATTATTGAGAACTTGGAAAAATACAACTGGACTCTACCTGCAATTGCTACGTTTGATAAGTGgctgaataaaaattgg atagAACCGGAGTTTTGGGAAAGAAACTACGGTTCTCCGACGAACAAGAAAGAAGTGCGAGATGAGATGAAGAAATATTTGTATAGCTTCAAGGCCAAGAAAAATCAGATTGACTATCTATGCAAGACTGCTATTTCGGAAGGAATATTCAATAAagaagattctgaaaat ATCAGAAAGGTTTATTGGGATCTTCACGCGTGGTATGATATCGAGCGTGCGCAAAGCAAGTTTTTTGATCCGATGTACAGTGGGTATCTGGATGAAAACTTGGACCCAGCGAGCCTATTGAAGCTGAAGGTTATTTCTGACAAATATCTCAACGAAAACAAGAAGCAGAAGCTGCTTTTGACATATCACAATCCCGATGGATTGCGAAATCATTggaagtaa
- the srh-139 gene encoding Serpentine Receptor, class H (Predicted), whose translation MCTWRGSYFESAEWYLLASHLLSCIQFPVNAFGTYIILFKTPNNLGKVKFSILTMHLTCTWLDIFFNYLAIPYMIVPAAGGYPLGPLLHLGVPTSVMVYIGATSILFFVPAIILFFEERYNRLLRRDSDTKRRKIKRIIHIGFNYILGLTGTLAILFRTTDSRESHLKVLEKFPCLPKDIIDKPGFYVLAESSLGLVVPFMFYMVFTASQIIFFFYKTLTFLFKTRTISQKTTEMQKKLFINLCIQITVPLVVVFVPCVYLNISGLFNHLDMLIDNIGQLIISTHGLLSTITTLTVHKGYRLAVLHLFWKEENLTTVAVSINNSLAPRML comes from the exons ATGTGCACGTGGCGCGGAAGCTACTTTGAATCCGCCGAATGGTATTTATTAGCTTCACACTTATTGTCCTGTATTCAATTCCCGGTGAACGCTTTTGGCACCTAtattatattatttaaaactccGAATAATTTaggaaaagttaaattttctatattaacAATGCACTTAAC ATGCACTTGGCTGgatattttctttaattatcTTGCGATCCCATACATGATTGTTCCAGCGGCGGGGGGTTATCCATTGGGTCCATTATTACATCTAGGAGTTCCTACAAGTGTCATGGTATATATTGGAGCAACATCCATTCTTT TCTTCGTCCCTGCCATCATTCTATTCTTCGAAGAACGATACAATCGACTACTCCGTCGAGATTCCGATACTAAGCgtcgaaaaataaaacgaataaTTCACATTGGATTTAACTATATTCTTGGATTAACCGGAACACTTGCCATTCTGTTTAGAACTACAGATTCCAGAGAATCCCATCTAAAGGTTCTTGAAAAGTTCCCGTGTTTACCAAAAGATATTATCGACAAACCGGGATTTTATGTGCTCGCGGAAAGTTCATTGGGTCTGGTGGTTCCGTTCATGTTTTATATGGTGTTTACAGCCTCACAGATTATATTCTTCTTCTATAAAACTCTTACATTCCTGTTCAAAACTAGAACAATATCCCAAAAGACTACTGAAATGCAGaagaaattatttataaatctTTGCATCCAAATAACAGTTCCACTTGTAGTCGTATTCGTTCCTTGTGTTTATTTGAATATCTCTGGATTATTCAATCATTTGGATATGCTTATAGATAATATTGGACAACTTATCATTTCAACACATGGATTATTATCGACTATTACCACGTTAACAGTGCATAAAGGATATCGATTAGCAGTTCTGCATTTGTTTTGGAAggaagaaaatttgacaacTGTAGCCGTGTCAATAAACAACTCGCTGGCGCCGAGAATGCTTTAA
- the sqst-4 gene encoding ZZ-type domain-containing protein (Partially confirmed by transcript evidence), with protein sequence MTSHGPHSVEELKYVPAEYHDHVVTSTIHQSEMHSGYHRDVYVTFNLSTCNKIIRMDLHQDEAFDQLHRKAREMISASQFKMFDGSHAHATPEITNSSQVMSLVKISPIYRFPYLIINLEPCHSHIHPTHPIVRCDSCYTTITGHRFKCTICTDYDICSSCEARNAHAQHTMLRIAA encoded by the exons ATGACATCCCACGGACCACACTCCGTTGAAGAACTCAAGTATGTGCCAGCCGAGTACCATGACCACGTTGTTACCTCGACTATCCATCAATCTGAAATGCATTCTGGGTATCACCGAGATGTCTACGTGACTTTCAACTTATCCACCTGCAATAAGATCATCAGAATGGATTTGCACCAGGACGAGGCATTCGATCAGCTTCACAGAAAAGCACGTGAAATGATTTCTGCCTCtcagttcaaaatgtttgatg gcaGCCACGCTCACGCAACTCCAGAGATCACTAACTCGTCTCAAGTGATGTCTCTTGTCAAGATCAGCCCAATCTACCGATTCCCATACCTCATCATCAATCTCGAGCCATGCCACTCTCACATTCATCCCACTCATCCAATTGTCCGTTGTGACTCTTGCTACACTACAATTACTGGACACCGCTTCAAATGCACCATTTGTACGGATTACGACATCTGTTCGAGCTGTGAAGCAAGAAATGCTCACGCGCAACACACTATGCTCCGTATCGCCGCCTAA
- the F57E7.2 gene encoding DUF4294 domain-containing protein (Partially confirmed by transcript evidence), with protein sequence MIGIQCFLFLIPCTFSAMSDYSVPKLDSEVQYLIVVKNSSLTKHLIRKLESYNWTLPAIATLDKWMSKHWIDPINREQVWSSSGLNLGRKEVRDAVKKLLYKFKAKKNYINYLCSTAIEEGIFNKADTEKIRNNYWKLQYKYTYPNTQSMLFSPYSTEYYNQNIDPEGLVKLKAISDKYLEDTKQEQLLKWNYYKYYYYTYEYYYS encoded by the exons ATGATCGGAATACAATGCTTTTTGTTTCTGATACCCTGTACTTTTTCAGCTATGAGCGATTATTCAGTTCCAAAGCTAGATAGCGAGGTTCAGTATTTGATTGTTGTTAAAAATTCATCGTTGACAAAACACCTgataagaaaattggaaagctATAACTGGACGCTTCCCGCAATTGCGACGTTGGACAAATGGATGAGTAAGCATTGG ATAGACCCGATAAATCGTGAACAGGTTTGGTCATCGTCCGGTCTAAACTTAGGAAGAAAAGAAGTGCGAGATGCAGTAAAGAAGTTGTTGTATAAGTTTAAAGCTAAGAAAAACTACATAAACTATTTATGCAGTACTGCAATTGAAGAAGGAATATTTAACAAAGCAGATACTGAAAAG atcagAAATAACTATTGGAAACTTCAATATAAATACACTTATCCCAACACACAAAGTATGCTATTTTCTCCATACTCCACTGAATATTACAACCAAAATATTGATCCAGAGGGGCTAGTCAAATTGAAGGCTATTTCTGATAAGTATCTAGAGGACACGAAACAGGAGcaacttttgaaatggaactattataaatattattattatactTATGAATATTACTATTCTTAA
- the F57E7.4 gene encoding RxLR effector protein (Confirmed by transcript evidence) has product MMGTKCWLFLIFCTTSTVTYSSYPQLEYWATFVLSFSNSSSRDAIIRNLEKYNHTLPAIAKFDEWMNKNWIDPELRDWPYAKGRKETRDTMKKFLYRFKAGKAYIDYLCETAIKEGIFNKKVTEKVRGLFWYFQRWHSFDLTQSELFNPKSYRAKLHVDPAGLLKLKEISKKYLEDEKQKNILKWDYNDDY; this is encoded by the exons ATGATGGGGACAAAATGTTGGTTGTTCCTGATATTTTGCACTACGTCAACTGTAACATATTCTTCATATCCACAACTGGAATACTGGGCTACTTTTGttctctcattttcaaattcatcatCAAGAGACGCTATAATcagaaacttggaaaaatataaCCACACGCTGCCAGCAATTGCGAAATTTGACGAATGGATGAACAAGAATTGG ATAGACCCAGAACTTCGCGATTGGCCTTATGCaaaaggaagaaaagaaaCGCGAGACACAATGAAGAAGTTTTTGTACAGATTCAAAGCCGGTAAAGCCTATATCGATTACTTATGTGAGACTGCAATCAAAGAAGGAATATTTAACAAGAAAGTTACAGAAAAA GTAAGAGGTCTTTTTTGGTACTTTCAACGTTGGCATTCTTTTGATTTAACACAAAGTGAGCTGTTCAATCCGAAATCCTACCGTGCTAAACTACATGTGGATCCAGCCGGGTTATTGAAGCTAaaggaaatttcgaaaaagtatcTGGAAGACGAAAAACagaagaatattttgaaatgggaCTATAATGATGATTATTAA
- the Y32B12A.5 gene encoding HYPK_UBA domain-containing protein (Predicted), whose amino-acid sequence MADPRSLEEELQLVSEEDRKQFENHGSDHETIKAMTARSVACGGLIRDVVMVYVTFKTQFLKKIERMELGGRTALSELARRASQVFSESEWKLYCGSPTLSHQEFTSSS is encoded by the exons ATGGCAGACCCACGAAGCCTCGAAGAAGAGCTACAGCTGGTTTCAGAGGAAGATCGAAAGCAATTTGAGAACCATGGATCCGATCATGAAACTATCAAGGCAATGACGGCAAGGTCGGTGGCTTGCGGTGGCCTCATAAGGGACGTTGTGATGGTGTATGTTACattcaaaactcaatttctcaagaaaattgaaagaatggAGTTGGGCGGAAGAACTGCTCTATCTGAACTTGCTCGCCGAGCCAGTCAAGTATTTTCCGAGTCGGAATGGAAGTTGTATTGCG GCAGCCCAACTCTCTCCCATCAAGAATTCACCAGCTCTTCTTAA
- the spig-6 gene encoding Minor capsid protein (Confirmed by transcript evidence), translating to MPPADEMKTKLVAAGVSDAAAAGLVDIGEKYRSQVQALIKGDDEAGWKLFNTIKAESDAYIATQPETDQTAYNAFVEKTKANFQAYEETSVAESA from the exons ATGCCACCAG CTGATGAGATGAAGACCAAGCTAGTTGCCGCTGGAGTCTCCGATGCTGCTGCCGCCGGACTCGTCGACATCGGAGAGAAGTACAGGAGCCAAGTGCAAGCTCTCATCAAGGGAGATGATGAAGCTGGatggaaacttttcaatacTATCAAGGCAGAGTCTGACGCCTACATTGCTACCCAGCCCGAAACTGACCAAACCGCTTACAATGCATTTGTTGAAAAGACCAAGGCTAACTTCCAAGCATATGAGGAGACTTCCGTCGCTGAGAGCGCTTaa
- the srr-3 gene encoding Gustatory receptor (Confirmed by transcript evidence), whose protein sequence is MVVYPAEVMEVSTASAPNIFGVYPYLLKFSPFNCEKSNPLRFVFMIFSFITFLAMVFRAGYMLFYLDVKALTLGFAEQNLYGFISMESFCLVIALFKITKVGRLRKVEQKLAEMREMRITSFHESHDKYWKLWIELFIFNSFNLVLFIGTAIYLLCNRVIIVGTKTKSSWYYYFDAPVMILCAYANFLHLPIHELIHTAFAREFRVFNDELENASKNKELLNPQTFQRFADRQIKMFECINPLTERMNRLMAFAPLFILTALTNVLYLVTNLRSATHTLYFICMVGMLISCIIISKILLYPPALVQEAMLHTSTVLMNDQFIHHSKDPQIYSIYRTMVDRSMHNRSVNVVIRIFDVNRKNIERAYFIISNIVLVMVVFSAF, encoded by the exons ATGGTCGTCTACCCAGCTGAAGTGATGGAAGTGTCAACTGCTTCAGCCCCgaatatttttggagtttaTCCATATCTTCTGAAGTTTTCACCTTTTAATTGCGAAAAGTCAAATCCTTTGAGATttgtttttatgattttttcattcatcACATTCTTGGCGATGGTTTTTCGAGCAGGATATATGCTTTTTTATCTCGATGTGAAg GCTCTCACATTAGGATTTGCCGAGCAAAACCTATACGGTTTCATTTCGATGGAATCATTCTGTCTTGTCATTgctctttttaaaataacaaaagttGGGCGACTGAGAAAAGTGGAACAAAAACTCGCAGAAATGCGTGAGATGAGG ATAACCTCCTTCCACGAATCTCACGACAAGTATTGGAAACTGTGGATTGAACTTTTCATCTTCAATAGTTTTAACCTCGTGCTTTTCATTGGAACGGCCATCTACTTACTTTGCAATAGAGTTATTATTGTTGGAAC taaaaccAAAAGCTCCTGGTACTATTATTTCGATGCTCCGGTTATGATTCTTTGTGCATATGCAAACTTCCTTCATCTCCCAATTCATGAACTTATTCATACTGCATTTGCAAGAGAATTCCGAGTTTTCAATGATGAACTAGAGAACGCTTCGAAGAATAAAGAATTGCTT AACCCTCAAACTTTCCAAAGATTTGCCGATCgtcaaattaaaatgttcgAATGCATAAATCCATTGACCGAACGAATGA atcgACTTATGGCCTTTGCACCACTTTTCATACTTACTGCTCTAACAAACGTGCTGTACCTTGTGACAAA CTTGAGATCTGCAACTCATACATTATACTTCATTTGCATGGTCGGAATGCTGATATCATGTATTATAATATCAAAGATTCTTCTCTATCCTCCAGCTTTAGTTCAGGAAGCT atgCTCCACACGTCTACTGTTCTTATGAACGACCAATTCATTCACCATTCCAAGGATCCTCAAATCTACAGTATCTACCGTACCATGGTTGATCGATCGATGCACAATCGATCTGTGAATGTCGTAATACGAATATTCGATGTGAATCGGAAGAACATCGAAAGAGCCTATTTTATTATATCAAACATTGTGCTCGTCATGGTTGTTTTTTCAGCGTTTTGA
- the F36D3.1 gene encoding AUDH_Cupin domain-containing protein (Confirmed by transcript evidence), with protein sequence MEKTPNGFICEISKDHFKIYTLDRGLIECPKKGEEDLELGAWRVVFDVDPSVPYWEEQPFKTWEDNGEVFVHTVATTPNAFALPQEIGEKYADAVWSPYLKFVKDDENDIFTSGCRGGLLGECIFTYAPSGDLLFEVIEFIGTVSLTECPYALAPWTLEFIGKNMKTINYPGPKHICANPYQKVHPMDVQVGVCIKINAHNPSFSDKKGSKEKVMHLFTPNWGIVRYTNANGPTETDGRLTSNSGLQRVDDPLLRLGKWFSFQTNDKRRKKKQWHENAYLSITASREVEVPDPKVTRVVDDGQGGKEVEIDTSFLFDHEMLEEPSNRDCEDWNLRHKGLSKRAHFWDFELGMVEIYPNHSQMIIEIIEEHKETLQKTNPAEFDRLKNEAITVAGAVRVHKKYLENRKHYPKQGIFVLHRVSMICYLNGGKIIYKQQ encoded by the exons atggagAAAACACCAAATGGCTTCATTTGCGAAATCAGTAAGGATCACTTCAAA atttacacGCTTGATCGTGGTCTGATCGAGTGCCCGAAAAAAGGCGAAGAGGACTTGGAACTTGGAGCTTGGCGCGTCGTTTTTGATGTG gacCCATCCGTCCCTTACTGGGAAGAACAGCCATTCAAAACATGGGAAGACAACGGAGAGGTCTTCGTACACACCGTAGCCACAACTCCAAATGCTTTTGCTCTTCCGCaggaaattggtgaaaaatacGCGGATGCCGTGTGGTCCCCGTATCTCAAGTTTGTCAAGGACgatgaaaatgatatttttacCAGCGGCTGCAGAGGCGGTTTACTCGGAGAG tgtATTTTCACATATGCACCATCTGGAGACTTGCTCTTCGAAGTTATTGAGTTCATTGGCACTGTGTCATTGACAGAGTGCCCCTACGCACTGGCT CCCTGGACGCTCGAATTTATTGGAAAGAACATGAAAACGATCAACTATCCAGGACCTAAACATATT TGCGCCAACCCATATCAAAAAGTGCATCCGATGGATGTTCAAGTTGGAGTTTGCATAAAAATCAATGCACATAATCCAAGTTTCTCCGATAAAAAAGGTTCTAAGGAAAAAGTGATGCATCTATTCACTCCGAATTGGGGAATTGTTCGCTACACAAATGCAAACGGACCGACTGAAACGGATGGAAGACTTACAAGTAATTCGGGTCTACAAAGAGTTGATGACCCCTTGCTCAGA ctcggGAAATGGTTTTCCTTCCAAACAAATgacaaaagaagaaagaagaagcaatgGCACGAAAACGCCTACTTGAGCATTACTGCATCCAGAGAAGTGGAAGTTCCTGATCCAAAAGTTACCAGAGTCGTTGACGACGGTCAAGGTGGTAAAGAAGTTGAG attgaCACAAGTTTTTTGTTCGATCATGAAATGCTCGAAGAGCCGAGTAATAGAGATTGTGAAGACTGGAATTTGAGACACAAAGGGCTCAGTAAGAGAGCccatttttgggattttgagCTCGGAATGGTGGAGATTTATCCGAATCACTCGCAGATGATCATTGAG atcatcgAAGAGCACAAGGAgacccttcaaaagacgaatcCCGCCGAATTCGATCGACTCAAAAACGAGGCCATCACCGTCGCCGGCGCTGTCCGTGTCCACAAAAAGTATTTGGAAAACCGCAAGCACTATCCGAAACAGGGAATTTTTGTATTGCACCGGGTATCCATGATCTGCTATTTGAATGGCGGAAAAATCATCTACAAACAGCAATAA
- the spig-6 gene encoding DUF148 domain-containing protein (Confirmed by transcript evidence), with protein sequence MCKLFVAVAFCALVYANQMPPADEMKTKLVAAGVSDAAAAGLVDIGEKYRSQVQALIKGDDEAGWKLFNTIKAESDAYIATQPETDQTAYNAFVEKTKANFQAYEETSVAESA encoded by the exons ATGTGCAAACTTTTTGTAGCCGTCGCCTTTTGCGCTCTCGTCTATGCTAATCAAATGCCACCAG CTGATGAGATGAAGACCAAGCTAGTTGCCGCTGGAGTCTCCGATGCTGCTGCCGCCGGACTCGTCGACATCGGAGAGAAGTACAGGAGCCAAGTGCAAGCTCTCATCAAGGGAGATGATGAAGCTGGatggaaacttttcaatacTATCAAGGCAGAGTCTGACGCCTACATTGCTACCCAGCCCGAAACTGACCAAACCGCTTACAATGCATTTGTTGAAAAGACCAAGGCTAACTTCCAAGCATATGAGGAGACTTCCGTCGCTGAGAGCGCTTaa
- the comt-2 gene encoding Catechol O-methyltransferase domain-containing protein 1 (Confirmed by transcript evidence) — MSLVNAYCSEHTTIESELQAELRRATIDSVPMAMILGAPEVFTFGQNFIRSFGGKRVLDIGTFTGASALAWALAVPDGTGEVLTFDINLSDYKKYGVPIISKCKKTFKKIRAIEGPALENLDKLIADGQSGSFDFAFIDADKTNYSKYYDRCVTLLRKGGVIFVDNCLWDGSVCQETTRTDESSVAIHEANEKIFHDDRTYSAILNLGDGTHVAFKK, encoded by the exons ATGTCTCTAGTTAATGCTTACTGCTCAGAG CACACCACTATCGAATCCGAGCTCCAAGCTGAGCTCCGCCGAGCAACAATTGACAGTGTCCCAATGGCAATGATACTTGGTGCGCCGGAAGTTTTCACGTTTGGCCAGAACTTCATCAGATCCTTCGGAGGAAAGAGGGTCCTAGATATAGGAACATTTACTGGTGCTTCTGCATTGGCATGGGCTCTTGCTGTTCCAGATGGCACTGGGGAAGTGCTCACTTTTGATATAAATCTCAGCGATTATAAAAAGTACGGAGTCCCCATAATTTCTAAATGCAAAAAGACTTTCAAAAAGATTCGAGCTATTGAGGGTCCTGCTTTGGAGAATCTTG acaaactcATCGCCGATGGCCAATCTGGATCTTTTGATTTCGCATTCATTGACGCCGACAAGACAAACTACAGTAAGTATTACGATAGATGCGTGACCCTCCTTCGAAAGGGTGGTGTCATTTTTGTGGACAAT TGCCTCTGGGATGGATCGGTGTGTCAGGAGACGACTAGAACAGATGAAAGCTCCGTAGCTATTCATGAGGCCAACGAGAAAATATTCCACGATGACAGGACGTACTCGGCAATTTTGAATCTTGGTGATGGCACCCACgttgcatttaaaaaatga